CAGCAGTTCAATGTATCAGGCGCTTCCCGCCTCGCAATATCAGGAAACAGATACACGCCAGGGCATCGCTCTCTCGCTTGATGAGCAGGAATACGACAAATTCTAACTCCCCTTCCCCCAATAGTACAGGGACGTCCGAATTTCGGACGTCCCTGTCGCTTTTCCTGTTCCACTCAGTAGGGAAATGACTCTGGCACGAATGGCGCCGCACCATATCTCGATGTACGCACTGCGACGAGGCCTCTTATCTGAGCTGCACCCAGTCCTTGAGGCCGTATTTTATCAGCAGATGATTCAACTGTCCGGTCTTGCGCATGAGAGAGACCCCCTTATCGAGAGCTATCCCGAGTTGCTTTGACCGTTCCGGGTCAGCAGGAGACAGCGCGAAATACAAATATTCATCTTTCGTATCATCATAACACCCTGCAAGGTGTATATCGTCTCTCAGGCCAAGAGCCTTCAGATAGTAGTCCACCACGGCCTTGTTGCCGGGTATGACCTGAATTCTGTCATCCTTCAGCATACCGAGCAGGCGGACAACAGGCTCATCGCCATGCATGATATGAAACTGTCCCGGCGAAAGCTCAAGTAACTCAAGAACCCAGTCACGATATATATATCCTTTCACCAACCCTATTCTGAAACCAGCGAGTGACTCTGGACCGGTAAATTTCCAGTCCGGTTGGTTGGTATAGAAACACAACGAATCCCTACCGAGGGTTTCCTGCGGGAAAATGTATTTCGACATATCGCTTTTCAGGGAACCAATGAGAATATCGGCCTTTCCTTCCAGCACATCGTCAACTGCCCGGTTCCAAGGCATTTCACGATACTCGACGTGGTGGCCCATGGGTTCAAAAATCGCACGCAGAATTTCAACCGCGTACCCTTCATCACGGGTTCCGGCCCTGCCGTTATAAGGCATCCACCTGTCTGCGACCGCAATAATGGAATCCTGCCCAAAAGCCGGAGCATACCCGACCATCAAGACAAGCATGCAAAGAAGAATACCGAAACACTTCTGAATCATAGTGCACACGATAGCAAACTATCTTACTTAATACAAATTCTGTATTTTCAGAATGATAGCCATTCCTATCACTTATATTCCCCGACTCACTTGACGACAAGCACAGGCTTATCTGTGGTCTGCAAGACCTTGTGTGTGACTGATCCGAGAAAGAGTCCTTCAAGATCCGATTTGCCCTTGGACCCGATAACGATAATATCACATTTTTCCACATCGGCCACATTGGTGATGACTTCCGCCACATCACCGCCGATAACCAGTTCAAGAAAGTCTGCCTTCGCATTGGTCAGGATAGCCCGATAATGTGCCATGACGCCTTCCGCTCCCTTGAGGAGATGCTCAAGCAACTCACTTGCATTGGGTTGGCCCAATCCTATAGGGACGGCTCTTCGCACATGCAGCAAAACGATAGAAGCACTGTCGCCAGCCAGCTCAACAGCCATGTCAGCAGCCGCATCCGACAAGCGAGAACCATCCACCGGCAAAAGAATGCGCGAGATCTTCATAGGTTCACTCCTTATTTTCGATGATAACGTTTTCCACGGTTGAACGACGTATTCATCATACCTAAAGAATCGACTCCATGCCAATGAGAGTTTTGAAAAAGTGAGAGAAGTACGTTGTCACGACTTCATGGCCTGATCCCGTTTTTTCAGAACTCTGGCCATTGATTTATAGGCTGCATAATACATCTGGACATGTGCAACGTAATCCGGGGTTTCATGACCTATTTCATTATACGCCACCCACTCGACGTTGCCGAACCAACGATCGGGATCAAGGCCCATTTCAGCCGCCTTCCTGCGCAGACCTCGGACTCGCGCCGGTCCGGCATTGTAGGCCGCCAAAGCAAAGTCCACCCGATGTTCAGGGTCTATATCCTTGAAGTATTTTTCGCACAAAAAGTGAAGGTACTTTGTCCCAGCATGGATATTGTTATCCAGCTTTTCGATATCCTTGATGTTCACGTTGGGATCGCTGGCTGTGGATGGTTTAATCTGCATGACACCCACCGCGCCCCTGATGCTCCGCATATCCTGATTGAAACCGGACTCCTGAAATGCCATTGCGGCAACCTTGAGCCAGTCGAAACCATACTTGTCCGCATATTTCTGAAAAAGTTTCGCCATTGGCTCGAGGCGTCCCCGTTCCAGCGGATCATTGTAGTTGAGTACATGCTCCTCATTTACAAAATACCGCTTGTAAAACATGTTTCCCTTCAGAGTTCCCTGGCGAACCGTACGGGAAAAAGCGTCAAGACTCTCCTTAAATTCCTTGTTTCCCGGTCGCACGGCCCACGCCAGTTGGTCCCCCGAATGAATGACCACGTCATTGAACAGGCGCAATCCGGGCATGCTCTTCTTCCATACTTCGGCCAGTTGATCCTCGGCCACCACATAGTTGATAAACCCTCGTGCCACCATTTCCAAAAGATCTTCGGTGACCAGATCAGGATCAGCCTCGATAACATCCACAGGGTCCATTCCACGCGCTTCCAAAGAACGACTGACAGCGTGTAGGTGCTCGATATAACTGCTTCCGGACATGACATGCAGCTTTTTCCCAGCCAGATCATCCAAACTCATCAACACCTGACTTCGATACCCACCAACCACAATATCCTTGATGTTCTGCCGATAGGGAAAGGAAAACGCCACGCGCTCTTGTCGATCTCCGGTAACAGTAAGACCGGCAGCGACAATGTCGCCGCGCCCGTCCAGCAAGGCAGGAAGCAACTGGTCAAATGGAACAGCCAGAAATACCATGCGGATTTTCTTACCGGGGTTGTTCTTGTCCAGATATCGCCTGTAGGCTCCCATAAGGTCCACTTCCAGTCCGCGCATGACCCCTTTGGAGAGGAAAAAATTCGTCTGATTATAGGACACGAGCACCCGAACGGGTCGTCCCTGTTCGATGGCTTCAAACAAGTCCCCCGTCCAATTCCGTGAGACGCGCTCCAGACTCGTTGGTGCAGCCACTGTCGTGCCCACCAGAAGCATCACCAAAGCAACCGCAAAAACAACCCTGCGCATCAAACATCCTTCCCGTATTTGACGATGACCAGCGTAATGTCATCCTCTGCCTTGGCTCCTTCGGTGAATGCGTAGACCGCCTCAAAAACCCCATCCAGGATACCCTGAGCAGACTGGTCTGCATGGGCACGAACAGTTTCCTTGAACCGTTCCTTACCGAACATTTCGCCTTTCCTGTTTCGGGATTCCCAGATGCCATCGGTACCGATGGCTATTATCTGACCAAGGTGCAGTTCGTTGACCTGTTCACTATACACTGACTCATGGGTCACTCCCAACGGCAGACCTGCCTCGGCACCCAGTTCCGTAAACATATCAAGAACCGGGCAATAGATCATGGCCGGATCATGACCGGCACGCACCCAGTGAGCTGTTTTTTCTTTGGTGTCCAATGTGAGATAGAACAAAGTCATGAACCTACCCGAGCCGTCCAGGTCTTCGGACAGATGGCGGTTCATCTCGGTCACAACCTGAACAGGAGTGCCCGGCTGGGAAGCACGCATTCGCAGAAAACCACGCGCCGTGGTCATGAGCAGGGCCGCATCAACACCGTGACCGGAAATATCACCCACAGCCACAGTCAAACCGGGATGATCCACGTCCGTGCTCTCCAGATAATCGAAATAGTCACCGCCTGCGATTTCACTGGCAACACTGGAGCCTGCCACATCAAGACCCTGGATACTGGGAGCTTTTTTCGGAAGCAGGCTCTTCTGGACTTCTCCGGCCAGCTCCATGGCCTTTTTCTGTTCGGTCAGGTCTGCGACAAAGGCAACATGCCCAAGGAATTCACCATCA
The genomic region above belongs to uncultured Pseudodesulfovibrio sp. and contains:
- a CDS encoding transporter substrate-binding domain-containing protein translates to MIQKCFGILLCMLVLMVGYAPAFGQDSIIAVADRWMPYNGRAGTRDEGYAVEILRAIFEPMGHHVEYREMPWNRAVDDVLEGKADILIGSLKSDMSKYIFPQETLGRDSLCFYTNQPDWKFTGPESLAGFRIGLVKGYIYRDWVLELLELSPGQFHIMHGDEPVVRLLGMLKDDRIQVIPGNKAVVDYYLKALGLRDDIHLAGCYDDTKDEYLYFALSPADPERSKQLGIALDKGVSLMRKTGQLNHLLIKYGLKDWVQLR
- a CDS encoding universal stress protein; the encoded protein is MKISRILLPVDGSRLSDAAADMAVELAGDSASIVLLHVRRAVPIGLGQPNASELLEHLLKGAEGVMAHYRAILTNAKADFLELVIGGDVAEVITNVADVEKCDIIVIGSKGKSDLEGLFLGSVTHKVLQTTDKPVLVVK
- a CDS encoding transporter substrate-binding domain-containing protein → MRRVVFAVALVMLLVGTTVAAPTSLERVSRNWTGDLFEAIEQGRPVRVLVSYNQTNFFLSKGVMRGLEVDLMGAYRRYLDKNNPGKKIRMVFLAVPFDQLLPALLDGRGDIVAAGLTVTGDRQERVAFSFPYRQNIKDIVVGGYRSQVLMSLDDLAGKKLHVMSGSSYIEHLHAVSRSLEARGMDPVDVIEADPDLVTEDLLEMVARGFINYVVAEDQLAEVWKKSMPGLRLFNDVVIHSGDQLAWAVRPGNKEFKESLDAFSRTVRQGTLKGNMFYKRYFVNEEHVLNYNDPLERGRLEPMAKLFQKYADKYGFDWLKVAAMAFQESGFNQDMRSIRGAVGVMQIKPSTASDPNVNIKDIEKLDNNIHAGTKYLHFLCEKYFKDIDPEHRVDFALAAYNAGPARVRGLRRKAAEMGLDPDRWFGNVEWVAYNEIGHETPDYVAHVQMYYAAYKSMARVLKKRDQAMKS